In Methanocaldococcus lauensis, a single genomic region encodes these proteins:
- a CDS encoding 50S ribosomal protein L18e has product MKKIRATNPRLVKLIETLKYESYKNQAKIWKDIARRLAKPRRRRAEVNLSKINRYTKEGDIVLVPGKVLGAGKLDHKVIVAAFAFSETAKKLIEEAGGEAITIEELIKRNPKGSNVRIMA; this is encoded by the coding sequence ATGAAAAAGATTAGAGCAACAAATCCAAGATTGGTTAAGTTAATTGAGACTTTAAAGTATGAAAGTTATAAAAATCAGGCAAAGATTTGGAAGGATATAGCAAGAAGGTTAGCAAAACCAAGAAGGAGAAGAGCTGAAGTAAATTTAAGTAAAATAAATAGATACACAAAGGAAGGAGACATAGTTTTGGTTCCTGGTAAGGTTTTAGGAGCTGGTAAATTAGATCATAAGGTAATAGTTGCGGCATTTGCATTTTCAGAAACAGCTAAAAAGTTAATTGAAGAGGCTGGAGGAGAGGCTATAACTATTGAAGAATTAATAAAAAGAAATCCAAAAGGTTCAAATGTTAGAATTATGGCATAA
- a CDS encoding 30S ribosomal protein S4: protein MGDPRRRFKKTYETPNHPWIKERIEREKELCRKYGLRRKREVWKAETILRKYRRQARRLISDRTEQGAKEAVQLFNVLKRYGILKVENPTLDDVLSLTVEDILERRLQTLVFRKGLARTPKQARQLIVHGHIAVNGRVVTAPSYMVSVEEENKITYAKNSPFNYEDHPERAKIIGLEETQTE, encoded by the coding sequence ATGGGAGATCCAAGAAGAAGATTTAAAAAAACTTATGAAACACCTAACCACCCATGGATTAAAGAAAGAATTGAAAGAGAAAAAGAATTATGTAGGAAGTATGGGTTAAGAAGAAAGAGGGAAGTCTGGAAAGCTGAAACAATTTTAAGAAAGTATAGAAGACAGGCAAGAAGATTAATTAGCGATAGAACAGAACAAGGGGCTAAAGAAGCTGTTCAGCTATTTAATGTATTGAAAAGATATGGTATTTTAAAAGTAGAGAATCCTACTCTTGATGATGTCTTATCATTAACAGTTGAGGATATTTTAGAAAGAAGATTACAAACACTCGTATTTAGAAAAGGATTGGCAAGAACACCTAAACAAGCAAGGCAGTTAATAGTTCATGGTCACATAGCAGTTAATGGAAGAGTGGTAACTGCTCCAAGTTATATGGTATCAGTTGAAGAAGAAAACAAAATTACCTATGCAAAAAACTCTCCATTTAATTATGAGGATCATCCAGAAAGAGCAAAAATTATAGGTTTAGAAGAAACACAAACTGAATAA
- a CDS encoding 30S ribosomal protein S11 encodes MTEQKKEKWGIVHIYSSYNNTIIHATDITGAETIARISGGMVTRNQRDEGSPYAAMQAAFKLAEVLKERGIYNIHIKVRAPGGSGQKNPGPGAQAAIRALARSGLRIGRIEDVTPIPHDGTTPKKRFKK; translated from the coding sequence ATGACTGAACAAAAAAAAGAAAAATGGGGGATTGTTCATATATACTCATCTTATAACAACACAATAATTCACGCGACAGATATTACTGGAGCGGAAACTATTGCAAGAATCTCAGGAGGAATGGTTACAAGAAATCAGAGAGATGAAGGTTCTCCATATGCAGCAATGCAGGCGGCTTTTAAGTTGGCTGAAGTATTAAAAGAGAGAGGTATTTACAACATACATATAAAAGTTAGAGCTCCGGGAGGTAGTGGTCAGAAAAATCCTGGACCTGGAGCTCAAGCGGCAATTAGAGCATTAGCAAGATCTGGGTTAAGAATAGGAAGAATTGAAGATGTTACACCAATACCACACGATGGTACAACTCCTAAGAAGAGGTTTAAAAAATAA
- a CDS encoding 30S ribosomal protein S9: MEEQNKKIVLTVGKRKRAIARAVARPGKGRIRINKIPIELIEPKYKRMKLMEPILLAGEEIISQMDIDVTVKGGGVMGQMDAARTAIGKAIVEFTGSKELRDKFLAYDRTLLVSDARRTEPHKPSRSTKGPRAKRQKSYR, encoded by the coding sequence ATGGAAGAACAAAATAAAAAAATAGTTTTAACAGTTGGTAAAAGAAAAAGGGCAATTGCAAGGGCTGTAGCAAGACCTGGAAAAGGTAGAATAAGAATTAACAAAATACCAATTGAGTTAATAGAACCAAAGTATAAAAGAATGAAATTAATGGAACCTATATTGTTGGCTGGAGAGGAAATAATTAGCCAGATGGATATAGATGTTACTGTAAAAGGCGGAGGAGTTATGGGACAAATGGATGCCGCAAGAACCGCAATTGGTAAGGCAATTGTTGAATTTACTGGTAGTAAAGAGTTGAGAGATAAATTCTTAGCTTACGACAGAACATTGTTAGTTAGCGATGCAAGAAGAACCGAGCCACATAAACCAAGTAGATCTACAAAAGGTCCAAGAGCAAAGAGACAAAAATCTTACAGATAA
- a CDS encoding 50S ribosomal protein L13 → MTVIDAEGAILGRLASEVAKRVLRGEEIVIVNAEKVIITGNRDWIIKTYQEEREKKNVANPRRFGPKFPRRPDDILRRTIRKMLPYKKPKGREAFKRVKVYVGNPKNLQVDEKISHPLNTTKYITLGELSKHLGAKF, encoded by the coding sequence ATGACAGTAATAGATGCTGAAGGAGCGATATTGGGAAGATTAGCTTCAGAAGTAGCGAAAAGAGTATTAAGAGGAGAAGAAATAGTTATAGTAAATGCTGAAAAGGTAATTATAACTGGTAATAGAGATTGGATTATAAAAACATATCAAGAAGAGAGAGAAAAGAAAAACGTTGCTAATCCAAGAAGATTTGGTCCAAAGTTTCCAAGAAGACCTGACGATATATTGAGAAGAACTATAAGAAAAATGCTTCCATATAAAAAACCAAAAGGTAGAGAGGCATTTAAGAGAGTTAAGGTTTATGTTGGCAATCCTAAAAATTTACAAGTTGATGAAAAAATATCTCATCCATTAAACACTACAAAGTATATTACATTAGGTGAGTTAAGCAAACACTTAGGAGCGAAATTCTGA
- a CDS encoding DNA-directed RNA polymerase subunit D, whose translation MITLKEKKKTRIGENFIFSLKAPISFSNAIRRIMISEVPTYAIEDVYIYENSSSMDDEILAHRLGLVPIKGKPLLENEVIKFTLEKEGPCVVYSSDLKSDNGEVAFKNIPIVKLGKGQKIQIECDAVPGIGKIHAKWQPCNAVYKQIDEDEVEFLVETFGQMEAEEILEEAVKILKNKAESFLKQLEQIEE comes from the coding sequence TTGATTACACTTAAAGAGAAGAAAAAAACAAGAATTGGTGAAAATTTTATTTTTTCTTTAAAAGCACCAATATCTTTTTCTAATGCTATTAGAAGAATAATGATTTCTGAAGTTCCAACCTATGCTATTGAAGATGTTTATATATATGAGAATTCTTCATCAATGGATGATGAAATTTTAGCACATAGATTGGGATTAGTTCCAATTAAGGGAAAACCATTATTAGAAAATGAGGTTATAAAATTCACCTTAGAAAAAGAAGGGCCTTGTGTGGTTTATTCATCAGATTTAAAATCTGATAATGGAGAAGTAGCATTTAAAAATATTCCAATTGTAAAATTAGGTAAAGGACAAAAGATACAGATTGAATGTGATGCAGTTCCAGGTATCGGTAAAATACATGCAAAATGGCAGCCATGCAATGCTGTTTATAAACAAATTGATGAAGATGAGGTAGAATTTTTAGTAGAAACATTTGGTCAAATGGAGGCTGAAGAAATATTAGAAGAGGCTGTTAAAATATTAAAAAATAAGGCAGAAAGTTTTTTAAAACAACTGGAACAAATTGAGGAATAA
- the hypC gene encoding HypC/HybG/HupF family hydrogenase formation chaperone, with protein sequence MCLAIPCKVVEIIEEDGEKYAIAEYKGVRQKAKLTLLDKDVKIGDYILIHTGYALEVLSEEDAKLSLEAWEELFNALKEMEE encoded by the coding sequence ATGTGTTTGGCTATTCCCTGTAAAGTTGTAGAGATAATAGAAGAGGATGGAGAGAAATATGCAATAGCAGAATATAAAGGAGTTAGACAAAAAGCAAAATTAACATTATTAGATAAAGATGTTAAAATAGGAGATTATATTTTAATTCACACTGGCTATGCATTAGAAGTTTTAAGTGAAGAAGATGCAAAATTAAGTTTAGAAGCTTGGGAAGAACTATTTAACGCTTTAAAGGAAATGGAAGAATAA
- the argJ gene encoding bifunctional ornithine acetyltransferase/N-acetylglutamate synthase yields MKVINGGVIAPKGFKANGYKEGKYGVAIIISENEAVGTGVFTKNKVVAHPVVLSKNLIKNRDKFRAIVANSGNANCFTKNGLEDAKEMQKIVAELFNIKEEEILVASTGVIGRKMNMEIIKDRIKKVYELMQKESSSINAAKAIMTTDTKPKEIAVEFEVNGKKVRIGGIAKGAGMIHPNMATMLCFITTDIIIDKENLTKILHRVVDKTFNNISVDGDTSTNDTVFILANGRCGVNYEECKEEFEKSLLYVCRELSKMIVKDGEGATKFVEVIVKGAKTKENAIKASKAIVNSLLVKTAIFGEDPNWGRILAAVGYSGADFDPSIVDIIIGNNKEEVYLVKDGTPLADEGTDELKKAEEIMKSDEIKIIVDLKMGDFENVCYGCDLSYEYVRINAEYTT; encoded by the coding sequence GTGAAAGTTATTAATGGTGGAGTTATAGCCCCAAAAGGTTTTAAGGCTAATGGTTATAAGGAAGGAAAGTATGGAGTGGCAATAATTATCTCTGAAAATGAAGCTGTTGGAACTGGTGTTTTTACAAAAAATAAAGTTGTAGCTCATCCAGTTGTTTTATCAAAGAACCTAATAAAAAATAGAGATAAATTTAGGGCAATAGTTGCAAATAGTGGAAACGCTAACTGCTTTACAAAAAATGGTTTAGAAGATGCAAAAGAAATGCAGAAAATAGTTGCTGAACTTTTTAATATCAAAGAAGAGGAAATTTTAGTGGCATCTACAGGAGTAATTGGAAGAAAAATGAATATGGAAATTATAAAAGATAGAATAAAAAAAGTTTATGAATTAATGCAAAAAGAGAGTAGTTCTATAAATGCCGCTAAGGCTATAATGACAACAGATACAAAACCAAAAGAGATTGCAGTTGAGTTTGAAGTAAATGGAAAAAAAGTTAGAATTGGGGGAATTGCTAAGGGAGCGGGAATGATACATCCCAATATGGCTACTATGCTCTGTTTTATAACTACCGACATAATTATTGACAAAGAAAACTTAACTAAAATTTTACATAGGGTTGTGGATAAAACCTTCAATAATATATCTGTTGATGGAGATACTTCTACAAATGATACTGTTTTTATTTTAGCTAATGGTAGATGTGGAGTTAATTATGAGGAATGTAAGGAAGAGTTTGAAAAATCTTTACTTTATGTTTGTAGAGAACTTTCCAAAATGATAGTCAAAGATGGAGAAGGAGCCACTAAATTTGTAGAGGTAATAGTTAAAGGAGCAAAAACTAAAGAGAATGCTATTAAAGCATCAAAGGCAATAGTTAATTCTTTATTAGTAAAAACTGCAATATTTGGAGAAGATCCTAACTGGGGAAGAATCTTAGCGGCAGTTGGGTATAGTGGGGCTGATTTTGATCCAAGTATTGTTGATATTATAATTGGTAATAATAAGGAGGAGGTTTATTTAGTCAAAGATGGAACTCCATTAGCAGATGAAGGAACTGATGAGTTAAAAAAAGCAGAAGAAATTATGAAAAGTGATGAAATTAAAATAATAGTTGATTTAAAAATGGGTGACTTTGAAAATGTTTGTTATGGATGTGATTTAAGTTATGAGTATGTTAGAATAAATGCTGAATACACTACTTAA
- the rpl4p gene encoding 50S ribosomal protein L4, which produces MKAVVYNLNGETVKEIELPSVFEEEYRPDLIRRAFLSAFTARLQPKGSDPMAGKRTSAKCIGKGHGMARVIRTPQGWAAFVPQAVGGRRAHPPKVEKILWERVNKKERIKAIKSAIAATANPELVRERGHIFENENLPIIVENSFEDLQKTKEVFKVFEKLGVSSDVIRAKNGIKIRAGRGKMRGRRYKKPRSVLVVVGDKCNAILASRNLPGVDVITAKDLGIIHLAPGGVAGRLTVWTENAIEKLKERFNK; this is translated from the coding sequence ATGAAAGCCGTGGTTTATAATTTAAATGGTGAAACAGTCAAGGAAATTGAATTACCATCAGTATTTGAAGAAGAATATAGACCTGATCTAATTAGAAGAGCATTTTTATCTGCATTTACTGCAAGATTGCAACCAAAAGGTTCAGATCCTATGGCTGGTAAGAGAACTTCTGCAAAGTGTATAGGTAAAGGGCATGGTATGGCAAGAGTTATAAGAACCCCACAAGGATGGGCGGCATTTGTTCCACAGGCTGTTGGAGGTAGAAGAGCACATCCACCAAAAGTTGAAAAGATATTATGGGAGAGAGTAAATAAAAAAGAAAGAATTAAAGCAATAAAAAGTGCTATTGCCGCAACAGCAAATCCAGAATTGGTTAGAGAAAGAGGACATATATTTGAAAATGAAAATTTACCAATAATCGTTGAAAATTCATTTGAAGATTTGCAGAAAACAAAAGAAGTTTTTAAAGTTTTTGAAAAATTGGGAGTAAGTAGTGATGTTATAAGGGCTAAGAATGGTATTAAGATTAGAGCTGGAAGAGGAAAAATGAGAGGTAGGAGATATAAAAAGCCAAGAAGTGTTTTAGTTGTTGTTGGTGATAAATGTAATGCAATATTAGCATCAAGAAATCTACCTGGAGTTGATGTTATAACAGCCAAAGATTTAGGAATTATACACTTAGCTCCAGGGGGAGTTGCTGGAAGATTAACAGTATGGACTGAAAATGCTATAGAAAAATTAAAAGAGAGATTTAACAAATAA
- a CDS encoding phosphopyruvate hydratase family protein encodes MTNVIIEKISAKKVFKGAKIKVMITTMTNISAGYDIIDVANPEEAIADVENVIAPELIGYPATDIDFIDSLICETSASNNPNVAMGISISIARAASNSLDIPLFKFLGGALTTDLPIVASGILVDKNDNELIPIVMAESIEDIVNFYLKLSKRLVEDYSIVNINGAYTCSDIFNEIPKIRKLIDELKEDEDLDVLLGLSTKKDIVKDKELSQIDYLEVEEPIEFDGFLCTDIIYEESDFVKVYPYEMGTITEMYYYINYIMEKGLYPVIFGNNSSFAHIAVSFKVPFLRSNLSSNVLNEVWNIERTIVNPNIRRF; translated from the coding sequence TTGACAAATGTTATTATTGAAAAAATTAGTGCAAAAAAAGTTTTTAAAGGAGCTAAAATTAAAGTAATGATAACTACAATGACAAACATTTCAGCAGGTTATGATATTATTGATGTTGCCAATCCTGAGGAAGCTATAGCTGACGTTGAAAATGTTATAGCTCCAGAACTTATAGGATATCCAGCAACTGACATTGATTTTATTGACTCATTAATTTGTGAAACTTCAGCATCTAACAATCCTAATGTTGCCATGGGAATATCTATCAGCATAGCAAGAGCGGCATCAAATAGTTTGGATATTCCTTTATTTAAATTTTTAGGGGGAGCTTTAACAACAGACTTACCAATAGTAGCCTCAGGAATATTGGTTGATAAAAATGATAATGAATTAATCCCAATAGTTATGGCTGAATCTATAGAGGATATTGTTAATTTCTATTTAAAATTGTCTAAAAGGTTGGTAGAGGACTATTCTATTGTAAATATTAATGGAGCATACACTTGTAGTGATATATTCAACGAAATCCCAAAAATTAGGAAATTAATTGATGAGCTTAAAGAAGATGAGGATTTAGATGTTTTATTAGGACTTAGTACTAAAAAGGATATTGTTAAAGATAAGGAATTATCTCAAATTGACTACTTAGAAGTTGAAGAACCCATAGAGTTTGATGGATTTTTATGCACGGATATTATTTATGAGGAAAGTGATTTTGTTAAAGTATATCCTTACGAAATGGGAACGATAACTGAGATGTATTACTATATAAACTATATTATGGAAAAAGGACTTTATCCAGTAATATTTGGAAATAATTCCTCATTTGCACATATAGCAGTTAGTTTTAAAGTACCATTTTTGAGATCAAATCTTTCCTCAAATGTACTAAATGAAGTTTGGAACATAGAGAGAACTATAGTTAATCCAAATATAAGAAGATTTTAA
- a CDS encoding CBS domain-containing ParB/RepB/Spo0J family partition protein, translating to MKVKVSEYMTKNVITVSKDNTVKDVIKLIKETGHNSFPVVENGKLIGIVSVNDIVGKDDNEKVENVMTKRKDMVVTTPDANIMDVGRIMFRTGFSKLPVVDNENNLVGIISNMDVIRSQIEKTTPKKLENIIKTYKSLGYNLKVEKKEVEVTKLKPTQNKIQADELVGRKYELKKGLAEPIIVIKKKNDNHYILIDGHHRAVAAYKMGIPKLDAYVIYLDTDKKLGIEKTAEMMNLKSLDDIKIVDEEDENSVKLKKVY from the coding sequence ATGAAAGTTAAAGTTTCTGAGTATATGACAAAAAATGTCATAACTGTATCTAAAGATAACACGGTTAAGGATGTTATTAAATTGATAAAAGAAACAGGTCATAACTCATTTCCTGTTGTAGAGAATGGAAAATTAATAGGAATAGTTTCAGTTAATGATATTGTCGGTAAAGATGATAATGAAAAAGTAGAAAATGTAATGACTAAAAGAAAGGATATGGTAGTTACAACTCCTGACGCTAATATAATGGATGTTGGTAGAATAATGTTTAGAACAGGCTTTTCAAAATTACCAGTTGTAGATAATGAGAATAATTTGGTTGGAATAATATCAAATATGGATGTTATTAGATCACAAATAGAAAAAACTACTCCTAAAAAATTAGAAAATATAATTAAAACTTATAAAAGCTTAGGATACAACTTAAAAGTCGAAAAGAAAGAAGTGGAGGTTACTAAATTAAAACCTACCCAAAATAAAATACAAGCTGATGAATTAGTTGGAAGAAAGTATGAACTAAAAAAAGGATTAGCTGAACCTATAATAGTAATAAAGAAAAAAAATGATAACCATTATATTTTAATAGATGGACATCATAGGGCAGTTGCGGCATATAAAATGGGTATTCCAAAGTTAGATGCTTATGTTATCTACTTAGATACGGATAAAAAACTTGGTATCGAGAAGACTGCTGAAATGATGAATTTAAAATCATTGGATGATATTAAGATTGTTGATGAGGAAGACGAAAACTCAGTTAAATTGAAAAAAGTATATTAA
- a CDS encoding 50S ribosomal protein L23 — MDAFDVIKMPVVSEKAVRLIETENKLVFYVDRKATKRDIKRAMKELFDVEVEKVNTLITPKGEKKAYIKLKKGYDARKIAASLGIY, encoded by the coding sequence ATGGATGCTTTTGATGTAATAAAAATGCCGGTAGTTTCAGAAAAGGCTGTTAGATTAATTGAAACAGAAAACAAGTTAGTATTTTATGTAGATAGAAAGGCTACAAAAAGAGACATAAAAAGAGCAATGAAAGAATTGTTTGATGTTGAAGTAGAAAAGGTAAATACATTAATAACTCCTAAGGGAGAAAAAAAGGCATACATTAAGTTGAAAAAAGGATATGATGCTCGTAAAATAGCTGCAAGCTTAGGAATATACTAA
- a CDS encoding 50S ribosomal protein L2 gives MGKRLVSQRRGRGSPTYTSPSHKRRGEAKYRKFDELEKKGKVLGKIVDILHDPGRSAPVAKVEYETGEEGLLIVPEGMKVGDIIECGVTADIKPGNVLPLGSIPEGIPVFNIETIPGDGGKLVRAGGCYAHILTHDDDRTYVKLPSGHIKALHSMCRATIGVVAGGGRKEKPFVKAGKKYYAMKAKAIKWPRVRGVAMNAVDHPFGGGRHQHTGKPTTVSRRMPPGRKVGHIAARRTGVRK, from the coding sequence ATGGGTAAAAGATTAGTATCCCAAAGAAGAGGTAGAGGTAGCCCAACATATACAAGTCCTTCACATAAAAGAAGGGGAGAAGCAAAATATAGAAAATTTGACGAATTAGAAAAAAAAGGAAAAGTTTTAGGTAAAATTGTTGATATTTTACATGATCCTGGAAGAAGTGCCCCAGTAGCAAAAGTAGAATATGAAACAGGGGAGGAAGGGTTATTAATAGTTCCAGAGGGAATGAAAGTTGGAGACATAATAGAATGTGGAGTTACCGCTGATATAAAACCAGGAAATGTTTTACCATTAGGATCAATTCCAGAGGGTATTCCAGTATTTAACATAGAAACAATCCCAGGAGATGGTGGAAAATTAGTTAGAGCAGGAGGATGTTATGCTCATATCTTAACACATGACGATGATAGAACATATGTTAAATTACCATCTGGACATATTAAGGCTTTACATTCAATGTGTAGAGCTACAATAGGAGTAGTCGCTGGTGGAGGTAGAAAAGAGAAGCCATTTGTTAAGGCAGGTAAGAAATATTATGCTATGAAGGCTAAGGCTATTAAATGGCCAAGAGTTAGAGGAGTAGCAATGAACGCAGTCGATCACCCATTCGGTGGTGGAAGACACCAACACACTGGAAAACCAACAACAGTTTCAAGAAGAATGCCTCCAGGAAGAAAAGTTGGACACATTGCAGCAAGAAGAACTGGAGTCAGGAAGTAA
- a CDS encoding 4Fe-4S dicluster domain-containing protein has product MAVTINYDLCKGPDCAECVNNCPMEVFEIDGDKVVVAREDECTYCGVCEDVCPTGAVKVEPE; this is encoded by the coding sequence ATGGCAGTAACTATAAACTACGATTTATGTAAAGGTCCTGACTGTGCAGAATGTGTAAATAACTGCCCAATGGAAGTTTTTGAAATTGATGGGGATAAAGTAGTTGTTGCAAGAGAAGATGAATGTACTTATTGTGGAGTCTGTGAAGATGTTTGTCCAACTGGGGCTGTAAAGGTTGAACCAGAATAA
- a CDS encoding DNA-directed RNA polymerase subunit N, whose translation MMFPIRCFSCGNVIAEVFDEYKRRILNGENPKDVLDDLGIKKYCCRRMFISYRISEDGKEIIDEIIAHDEKYL comes from the coding sequence ATGATGTTCCCAATTAGATGCTTTTCTTGTGGTAATGTTATTGCCGAAGTTTTTGATGAATATAAAAGAAGAATATTAAATGGAGAAAATCCAAAAGATGTTCTGGATGATTTAGGAATTAAGAAATACTGTTGTAGAAGAATGTTTATATCATATAGAATTAGTGAAGATGGAAAAGAGATTATAGATGAAATTATTGCTCACGATGAAAAATACTTATAA
- the cgi121 gene encoding KEOPS complex subunit Cgi121, whose product MIIKGIRGAKINKDIFNLGLEFQILNADLIATKKHILHAINQAKTKKPIAKNFWIEILVRASGQRQIQEAIKIIGAKDGNVCVVCKDEDTFKKIHKLIGGEVDDSVLELNEEKEKLIRKAFNIKGFGNTVERVLEKIALIELK is encoded by the coding sequence ATGATAATTAAAGGTATAAGAGGAGCAAAAATAAATAAAGACATTTTTAATTTAGGATTAGAATTTCAAATTTTAAATGCTGATTTAATAGCGACAAAAAAACATATACTACATGCAATAAATCAGGCTAAGACAAAAAAACCAATTGCTAAAAATTTTTGGATTGAAATTTTAGTTAGAGCTTCTGGACAGAGGCAGATACAGGAGGCTATAAAGATTATAGGAGCAAAAGATGGAAATGTTTGTGTAGTATGTAAAGATGAGGATACATTTAAAAAGATTCATAAACTAATAGGTGGAGAAGTTGATGATTCAGTTTTAGAACTTAATGAAGAAAAAGAAAAACTAATTAGAAAAGCTTTTAACATAAAAGGTTTTGGAAATACTGTTGAGAGAGTTTTAGAGAAGATAGCATTAATTGAATTAAAATAA
- the rpsS gene encoding 30S ribosomal protein S19, with amino-acid sequence MASKRRRLRKKKQVISKKVEFRYRGYTLEELQQMPLREFAKLLPARQRRTLLRGLTPQQKKLAMKIKRARRLLNKGKEPRIIRTHCRDFVITPDMVGLTFGVYNGKEFVEVKVTPEMIGHYLGEFSLTRKPVQHGAPGMGATRSSMFVPIK; translated from the coding sequence ATGGCATCTAAAAGAAGAAGATTAAGAAAGAAAAAACAGGTAATTTCTAAGAAAGTTGAATTTAGATATAGAGGATACACATTAGAAGAATTACAACAAATGCCTTTGAGAGAGTTTGCTAAATTATTACCTGCAAGGCAGAGAAGAACATTGTTAAGAGGATTAACTCCACAACAGAAAAAATTGGCTATGAAAATTAAAAGAGCAAGAAGATTGTTAAACAAAGGTAAAGAACCAAGAATTATTAGAACTCACTGTAGAGATTTCGTTATAACTCCAGATATGGTTGGATTAACATTTGGTGTCTATAATGGAAAAGAGTTTGTTGAAGTTAAAGTGACTCCTGAAATGATAGGTCATTACTTAGGAGAGTTCTCATTAACAAGAAAACCAGTTCAGCACGGAGCTCCTGGTATGGGTGCTACAAGAAGTTCAATGTTCGTTCCAATCAAATAA
- a CDS encoding DNA-directed RNA polymerase subunit K — MKLTKFEIARILGARSLQLSNGAYTTIETTLDSSLKIAYEELKQGKVPLKPIRPIKG, encoded by the coding sequence TTGAAATTAACGAAATTTGAAATTGCGAGAATTTTAGGGGCAAGAAGTTTGCAATTATCCAATGGAGCATATACAACAATTGAAACAACCTTAGATAGTTCATTAAAAATAGCTTATGAGGAGCTTAAACAAGGAAAAGTTCCTTTAAAACCTATAAGACCAATAAAAGGGTAG
- a CDS encoding 30S ribosomal protein S13 encodes MQNSEFKYLIRVSRTDLDGNKKLIMALQDIYGVGEAMARAVIRVAKLDPNKLAGYLTEEEVKKIEEILADPAKYGIPSWMFNRRKDYVTGKDKHVIESDLMIVKQEDINRLKRIRCYRGIRHELGLPCRGQRTKSTFRRGPTVGVSRRKK; translated from the coding sequence ATGCAAAATTCTGAATTTAAATACTTAATTAGAGTTTCAAGAACAGATTTAGATGGTAATAAAAAGTTAATAATGGCTCTCCAAGATATATACGGCGTTGGAGAGGCAATGGCAAGAGCTGTTATAAGAGTAGCTAAATTAGACCCTAACAAGTTGGCAGGTTACTTAACTGAAGAAGAAGTTAAAAAAATTGAGGAAATATTGGCTGATCCTGCTAAATATGGAATACCATCATGGATGTTTAACAGAAGAAAAGATTATGTTACTGGAAAAGATAAACACGTTATTGAAAGTGACTTAATGATTGTAAAACAAGAAGATATAAACAGATTGAAAAGAATTAGATGTTATAGAGGAATTAGGCACGAACTTGGATTACCATGTAGAGGACAGAGAACAAAAAGTACATTTAGAAGAGGACCTACTGTTGGAGTTTCAAGAAGAAAGAAATAA